A genomic segment from Dasypus novemcinctus isolate mDasNov1 chromosome X, mDasNov1.1.hap2, whole genome shotgun sequence encodes:
- the LOC131277150 gene encoding uncharacterized protein CXorf49-like, whose protein sequence is MSSSSSSDESLASLDQLDLPEEFPEVSLMKEGKSKDECQARPSHLGGAGGTAKQGAPWATSANLSPMPGPFASAIMEEQFAAELNFSSEKPFAKKTQSMMNGKRAVRPSCLPQAIPGKSVPQEMKPSVASKVVLERKAQAPVSGGLLRPAIFSPISGFPVLGRIEKYSLGSSGPRQPVCIPVRKPVAIRKREAELVARNDNPSRDAAPRGLFPASSLGFSHPSAHRGGYNDGDPKTGPLHISANSQFLAMAQGGFRPRAPLPVGEQGFLRHARQERKQPLAEPHCCPQCPLLQKEIDHLKDELAALHCLMSKFQML, encoded by the exons ATgagttcctcctcctcctccgacGAG AGTCTCGCCTCTCTGGACCAGCTCGACTTGCCGGAAGAGTTCCCTGAGGTGTCGCTGATGAAGGAGGGCAAATCTAAAGATGAATGCCAGGCGCGGCCCAGTCACCTGGGGGGCGCTGGTGGCACAGCCAAACAGGGTGCCCCTTGGGCCACAAGCGCCAACCTGTCCCCCATGCCTGGCCCCTTCGCCTCAGCCATCATGGAAGAGCAGTTTGCTGCAGAACTCAACTTCTCTTCTGAGAAGCCGTTCGCCAAGAAAACGCAGAGCATGATGAATGGGAAGAGAGCGGTCAGGCCCAGCTGCCTACCCCAGGCCATTCCTGGGAAGAGTGTGCCCCAGGAAATGAAACCCAGCGTGGCCTCCAAAGTTGTCCTGGAGAGAAAGGCTCAGGCCCCTGTCTCGGGAGGCCTCCTGAGACCTGCCATCTTCTCGCCCATCTCTGGTTTTCCAGTGCTTGGTAGAATTGAGAAATATTCCTTGGGCTCCTCTGGGCCCAGACAGCCCGTGTGCATTCCTGTGAGGAAACCTGTGGCAAtcaggaagagggaggctgagctGGTGGCCAGAAACGATAACCCAAGTAGAGATGCAGCCCCAAGGGGCCTC TTCCCAGCCAGCAGCCTAGGCTTCTCTCACCCGTCAGCGCATCGTGGAGGATACAATGATGGGGACCCCAAGACTGGGCCCCTCCACATTTCAGCCAACTCCCAGTTCCTGGCCATGGCCCAGGGAGGCTTCAGGCCCAGGGCCCCCCTCCCTGTGG GTGAGCAGGGGTTCCTGCGCCACGCAAGACAGGAAAGGAAGCAGCCACTAGCTGAACCACACTGCTGCCCTCAG TGTCCTCTGCTTCAGAAGGAGATAGACCATCTCAAGGACGAACTTG CGGCCCTGCATTGCCTCATGAGCAAGTTCCAGATGCTTTGA
- the LOC101432297 gene encoding sodium- and chloride-dependent creatine transporter 1-like, producing the protein MVIVFYCNTYYIMVLAWAFYYLVKSFSATLPWATCGHAWNSPDCVEIFRHEDCANASLANLTCDQLADRRSPVIEFWENKVLRLSGGLEVPGALNWEVTLCLLACWVLVYFCIWKGVKSTGKPRLELRDLGRAPPSPACLFLPPVIPYVPFASTFQGGRSLPALRRVRCPGRQFRAVRHLVRVSRLSASIRPCSGWT; encoded by the exons ATGGTCATCGTCTTCTACTGCAACACCTACTACATCATGGTGCTGGCCTGGGCCTTCTACTACCTGGTGAAGTCCTTCTCCGCCACGCTGCCCTGGGCCACGTGCGGCCACGCCTGGAACAGCCCCGACTGCGTGGAGATCTTCCGCCACGAAGACTGCGCCAACGCCAGCCTGGCCAACCTCACGTGCGACCAGCTGGCCGACCGGCGGTCCCCCGTCATCGAGTTCTGGGA gaacaAAGTCCTGCGGCTTTCGGGGGGGCTGGAGGTGCCCGGGGCCCTGAACTGGGAGGTGACCCTGTGTCTGCTGGCCTGCTGGGTCCTGGTCTACTTCTGCATCTGGAAGGGGGTCAAGTCGACAGGAAAG CCTCGTCTGGAGCTGCGAGACCTGGGCAG GGCACCCCCGTCTCCAGCCTGCCTCTTCCTGCCGCCGGTAATCCCGTATGTGCCGTTTGCCTCCACATTTCAGGGCGGGCGCAGCCTTCCTGCTCTCCGACGGGTGCGCTGCCCTGGCAGGCAGTTCCGGGCCGTGCGCCACCTTGTGCGCGTTTCCCGCCTGTCGGCCTCCATCCGGCCGTGTTCGGGGTGGACCTGA